In Schistocerca americana isolate TAMUIC-IGC-003095 unplaced genomic scaffold, iqSchAmer2.1 HiC_scaffold_379, whole genome shotgun sequence, one genomic interval encodes:
- the LOC124581875 gene encoding verprolin-like has protein sequence MCSREKDVPAPASDAKGVADRRSAALALSTAPSGPPPMTTTATAMDLTDTATETLKTALSAPLPDSDDESTAAPRPRGRSGKQKRRAPAATAAARSSPIEKRAKQDFAPDADGFVPARRTARRMLSSTTPPTVVANSFDALEDAPDPPPSNPAPKTDSHLPPVVLQFRPPYGELQKLLRSWTTAVYTVKPAGRDLYRVTLRTAADYRRVTQEASERGSACPRPPSEKPTCALCGGAHVASYRGCEVWKRAIARQRGQPPAPHQKKLATRRPGVSFAAATSGTSSAAPATSVPAPAASEAVPTPEAPAPPPPQPVAVPGTASPGPSAGPRPTNRRRGGHRPVGTQRSAPSVEQPQVDSHSEAATPPLSCAGAAPAVSTADLANLVAQLTTLVTSATKLIEVLSQQLTAAVPMASPAPTAANTQQPHHGQR, from the exons atgtgcagccgcgagaaggacgtacctgcgcctgctagcgacgcgaagggtgtggcagatcgccgttcggccgcgcttgcgctgtcgacggccccatctggccccccacctatgacgaccaCTGCTACGGCTATGGATTTGACGGACACTGCTACGGAAACGTTGAAGACTGCGCTGTCTGCTCCGCTGCCCGATTCTGACGATGAGAGCACTGCCGCCCCTCGGCCACGCGGACGCAgcgggaaacagaagaggagggcaCCAGCTGCGACGGCTGCTGCTCGCAGCTCGCCGATTGAGAAGAGGGCCAAGCAAGACTTCGCCCCTGACGCTGACGGTTTCGTCCCGGCCCGGCGCACTGCAAGACGCATGCTGTCATCGACGACGCCACCAACTGTCGTCGCCAACTCCTTCGATGCGCTCGAGGACGCGCCGGACCCGCCGCCGAGCAATCCTGCGCCGAAGACAGACTCCCATCTTCCGCCGGTGGTTCTTCAGTTTCGGCCGCCCTATGGAGAACTGCAGAAGctgttgcgcagctggacaacggccgtgtacaccgtgaagcctgcggggcgagacctatacagggtcacactccgcactgctgCTGACTATCGCCGGGTCACGcaggaggcgtctgagcgtg gaagtgcgtgcccccgtccgccctccgagaagcctacatgtgcactctgtggcggtgctcatgtggccagttatcgtgggtgtgaggtATGGAAGCGTGCCATTGCTCGCCAGCGTGGCCAACCACCAGCGCCACATCAGAAGAAGCTCGCAACGAGACGGCCAGGCGTCTCTTTCGCGGCGGCAACGTCAGGGACGTCCTCCGCCGCCCCGGCTACGTCGGTTCCTGCTCCCGCCGCATCCGAGGCCGTACCGACACCGgaggctcctgcgcctccaccacCGCAGCCAGTGGCGGTACCGGGTACTGCCTCTCCCGGGCCGTCGGCCGGACCGCGCCCCACCAACCGCCGGCGCGGGGGTCACCGACCAGTGGGCACCCAACGCTCAGCACCGTCTgtcgagcagccccaggtggactctcacagcgaagcagccacgccccccctttcctgcgccggggccgcgccggctgtctccaccgctgacctggccaacctcgtcgcgcagctcacaaccctggtgaccagtgctacgaagttgattgaagtcctgtcgcagcaactcaccgctgcagtgccgatggcctctccggccccaaccgctgccaacactcaacagccgcaccatgggcagcgttag